The Acropora palmata chromosome 3, jaAcrPala1.3, whole genome shotgun sequence nucleotide sequence agtcatcgagtagcgaagttcgccggttttgtaaacctatttatttcgttttattcccaaataatttttttttttgctgactttattatttcttttttctgtccgactagttgggtgatactaaaacaattagacccttcgccctcaagggccacggagcaatagcccattcggcttcacctcgtgggctattgacccgtagcccgaaaagGCTACGGGTctgattgttaattataatataatataaataatgCCCCTTTCACTGTtcgatcagccttgctttttctcatttgaattTAAAGATACCATTTTTCTTCAGCGGCGTTCAGATCAACTGTCAAAGAATATGGTTCATTGAATATTCTTGTCAACAACGCAGGCATTGTGGACGAGAGAGACTGGGAAAGAACACTTGGTGTTAACCTGGTGAGTGTTCTTCTGTCAATCATTGGTTAAAGCTGCTGTGCATGAGAAATAGCTGTTTTCAGGTCACGTGAAAAACTCTCTGCCAATGAAAGGGTAGAAATATAAACTCGCATCTCATTGTAAACATGACCCGCTATGGAATGTCACGGACGTGTACAGGACCACTCAGCAGAGTCTGCAAAAGGCCTTGTTAAAAATGTTCTTCATGCTTATTTGAACGCGACAGACACTGGCACGTTCTCTTAAAACAGTGCTTCACTGCCCTTCATTAATTTTCGTCTTCATTCGTCGAATTtcatatttcttaattttcttgcaatttttgcaGTTCTATTTTATACTCAAGCAACGTGGCATATTGTTGGTATTTTTTTAGAACGCTGTCATCCGAGGTACGTTCCTTGGAATTGAGCTCATGAAGAACGGAGTAATTATTAATGTGTCTTCCACTGGGGGTAAGAGAAATACATAAATCATACAGATTCCGCATGATGGCATCATAACAAGTGagcttttctcatggtacgcTCTTTCCTATCAAACTGCACACACGTGTGACGTACATAAATTCTAATAGACTGATATTGTTCCTGCAGAGTTGAAGGCTTAATTCTAtcttaatttataattaacagttattcttcgaggacgcgccggatatgagctgatatatataaccaacgaggccgtaggcaagtccgagaagaataactgttttagtaaattttcaagcaattctcttgattttttcgagtgaaacctcctcaaatcgtgacattttctttaccgaagacgccgcgaaaaaattttttccgacctccaaaatttcagcacaagaaattcgccatcagtttttccttatttggtcaaacttaacgataatggctcatatcatgggcttagggaaccaatcaggaAGCTGGAAAaccattatcctgagctaaaaatttattaGTGATAGCTAGGGAGCGGGCTTGCCGCAGTGATAAGAGCAACCGCTTTCCCGCTTCAATCTTGTTTGTTGGTTCTGTGCGCCGATAAGTTTTTCCCGGCTGCTCTGGttttcctccctccgcaaaaactaaaaatttgatttgagttTTAGTGATTCTGTTTGATTAGTATTCTCCTCAATTAGAATAGAAACTGTGCCCAGCTAAATCCACTATGGCATAAATAAAGTGATGATTGTTGTTATTACAAGTCAGCTTGAAACAAAGACTCGCCCTTTAATATCAGGCAACGTGAGTCCTATGTCGACAGTCTCGGGACACTCGAATTTCAATCCGAGTGCACCTAACGAAAGTCGGCCTTACCTTAAATTTTATTCACATACCTTTTCATTTATTAAACTCATGACTGTTACATTTTCACTTCCATAGGAATTCACCCGATTTCAGCTTGCCCCGTTTACTGTGCCTCAAAGTTTGGTGTGGTGGGATTCACAAGAAGTGTTGCTCCAGTAAGTAGCATTGGAAACTCAAGTTGCTCTCCTGCGAATGCGACAAAAAGCGCTAAGGCTTAACGGGTTGATACTTGATCCTCGTTCCAAGGGCTTATAAAATTCTCTGTTGGTTTTACACTCTTAAGTAGTGACATAGCATGACGTAGCTTGGTTTCTGTGTTCTCGTACTCTTTTCTCTCTGCAGCCAGCTTTTAACAAGAAAGGGATTCGTGTGAATTGTGTTTGCCCAGGGAACACCGACACAAACATATCCAAGGCCGTTGAGAATTTGGAACTTACTGAAAAACAGGAAGAACTCGTATCGAACGCTCCTAAGCAGAGGTTAGTATCTCTGGGAATTGAGGAATGGCCCCTTTCCCAGAAGAATTATACCAAGGGAGCCCGAGAGCCAGGGAAATCGTATGATGAGTGGCAAACCGTAGCCCATGCGTGAAACGCAAAAAGGAATCTTTAGTTTGCATTATAAGTCTAAATAAACAGTAGCGATGACTTTACGACAAAACGTGTTCTTTTAAATAGGTTGAAGGCCACATCAAGTCAAAGTGTGGCACGTCGTGACGCTTATATGCACATTGGTTTTTAGCTCGTGGAGAGCTATCGGGATTGTTGGGGAATCAGGATGCCAGGTGTAAACagtggaaaattttttaatcgATTTCTAATCGTCTCAAGTTCGGCAGACGCTTTTACGAATTCATTAAATGGTTGTTATGTATTACTCTCCATTTGCAACCACTCTATAGGCTTGATAATTCACTGTATCACCTCCCTGACACAGTGTCGTACTTACTCCACGAGCTTACCACAGAATACCTTTAATTGGACAAAGGTTGACTCTTTCGGGCACATTTATGCTATTGGTCCAGTGGCCAGAGGGTGCGCTAACCGGATTTCTGTCATCTTAGGAGACCCAGGGACAATTAGTCGGGACGGGAAGAAGAAATCACGCGCAAAATCGGGACCAGTGAGACTTTACAAGTAGTCTCGGCCACCTTATGAACTGCCGCTGTTCCCGATTTTGCCCGTGATTTCTTCGTCCTGCCCCGACGAactgcccctgggtctccgaggatggatttgaaagcttttactttttcatgaaCGTCAACAGCATCACTTCTTTAGACTTAAGTAGATTTGTTCGGCAATTAAGCTCGTTAATTTGTCCTTTCAGACCAGAAGTTGTTGCTCAATGCATAGTGGATTTAATTGAGGATGAAAGCGAAAAAGGGGCTGTAGTAAAAGTGACACAGGAAGATGGTGTGGAATATTTGAACTACAATGATGTAAGTATATGTACAATTGCAAATGGTTTGAACAGATTCAGGAGGACCATTCTCTGGCTGCGCTAAGTCCCATGATCACT carries:
- the LOC141877169 gene encoding 15-hydroxyprostaglandin dehydrogenase [NAD(+)]-like yields the protein MKIEGTVSLVTGGASGIGRAVCKNLLRRGAKVVFLDLNKTACEETQKMFDIDYPGQAKFVLCDVTSHDQLEAAFRSTVKEYGSLNILVNNAGIVDERDWERTLGVNLNAVIRGTFLGIELMKNGVIINVSSTGGIHPISACPVYCASKFGVVGFTRSVAPPAFNKKGIRVNCVCPGNTDTNISKAVENLELTEKQEELVSNAPKQRPEVVAQCIVDLIEDESEKGAVVKVTQEDGVEYLNYNDIVI